In the genome of Croceimicrobium hydrocarbonivorans, one region contains:
- a CDS encoding rhomboid family intramembrane serine protease codes for MAFGLSPKHIEHFDSAGLSAKESLVIAFETLKDLGWKIGNIAKNGIKAYTHFSSNSWSEEILIYIEKTQISLKSESNGNQLINGVNNRQNTEAFIARFKSLQQELEPSYLESSYSELETRFTENSEELHFSKKQSGKEKILDFFSLFIPRNGFFISPILLNVNILIFILMAMSGVNILMPDNESLLLWGANFRPVTLDGEWWRLISSCFLHIGLLHLLMNMYALLYIGVLLEPYLGKARFLSAYLLSGLAGSTASLYWNELTISAGASGAIFGMYGVFLAMLTTNLIEKSTRKTMLSSIVIFVGYNLMYGLKGGIDNAAHIGGLLSGLLIGYAFYPSLLKPEKPILAQRSIALLSLFILSISTLVLVYKNPGDLLKYQTEMEEFALLEEKALGIYNLPKTSTDLDYLNEIRNTGIPSWKANIELLERMEQLDLPTDIHSRITKLKDYCNLRIKVYELIQKGILEKTDFYYSEIEQYNLEIEQLITDLNN; via the coding sequence ATGGCATTTGGACTTTCTCCCAAGCACATTGAACATTTCGATAGTGCTGGCCTTTCCGCAAAGGAATCGCTGGTTATTGCATTTGAAACCCTTAAGGACCTAGGCTGGAAAATTGGAAATATTGCTAAAAACGGTATTAAAGCCTACACCCATTTTTCATCAAACTCCTGGAGTGAAGAAATACTTATTTATATTGAGAAAACGCAGATTAGCCTAAAAAGCGAAAGCAATGGCAATCAGCTTATAAATGGGGTCAACAACAGACAGAATACGGAAGCTTTTATTGCCAGGTTCAAGTCACTTCAACAGGAACTTGAGCCCTCCTATTTAGAATCAAGCTATTCAGAACTTGAGACACGTTTTACTGAAAACTCTGAAGAGCTACATTTTTCCAAAAAACAAAGTGGCAAGGAGAAGATCCTGGATTTCTTTTCCCTCTTTATACCCAGAAATGGCTTTTTCATTAGTCCTATCCTGCTGAATGTAAATATTTTGATTTTCATCCTGATGGCTATGAGCGGGGTAAATATTTTAATGCCCGACAATGAAAGCTTACTGCTTTGGGGAGCCAATTTTCGACCGGTCACCTTAGATGGCGAATGGTGGCGCTTGATCAGCAGTTGCTTTCTACATATTGGCCTGCTACACTTATTGATGAACATGTACGCCCTTTTATACATTGGCGTTTTACTAGAGCCTTATTTAGGCAAAGCGCGGTTCTTAAGTGCTTATCTTCTAAGCGGTCTGGCAGGCAGCACGGCCAGCCTTTACTGGAATGAATTAACCATAAGCGCAGGAGCCTCTGGAGCGATATTCGGTATGTATGGTGTTTTTCTGGCCATGCTAACCACTAACCTTATCGAAAAATCAACCCGGAAAACTATGCTATCTAGCATAGTGATTTTTGTGGGTTATAATCTTATGTATGGTCTCAAAGGTGGTATCGATAATGCCGCCCACATAGGAGGCTTATTAAGTGGTCTATTAATTGGCTACGCCTTCTATCCCAGCCTATTAAAGCCTGAAAAGCCTATTCTAGCACAGCGTAGCATAGCCCTTCTATCTCTATTTATTCTAAGCATTTCAACCTTAGTTTTAGTATATAAAAATCCCGGAGATCTGCTTAAGTACCAAACTGAAATGGAAGAATTTGCTCTCCTTGAAGAAAAGGCCCTTGGTATTTATAATCTACCGAAAACTTCAACTGATCTAGACTACCTAAATGAGATTCGTAATACCGGGATACCTAGTTGGAAAGCAAATATTGAGCTCTTGGAGAGAATGGAACAGTTGGATTTACCCACTGACATTCATTCGCGTATTACCAAACTTAAGGACTATTGCAACTTAAGAATCAAAGTCTATGAGCTGATTCAAAAAGGAATCTTGGAAAAAACCGACTTTTACTACTCTGAAATTGAACAATACAATTTGGAAATAGAACAATTGATAACAGATTTAAACAATTAG
- a CDS encoding GNAT family N-acetyltransferase has product MILRALSPNENKEEEIFQSDECQQLLEIYDQYYPKKGYDFPWVAYLIIRNNQVLGTGSFTGKPVDGQVEIAYWTFKAFEGQGIASFACKELISIAQKENPNIVISAKTAPENNASTHILEKNGFRLIKTVQDEEIGDAWLWILQ; this is encoded by the coding sequence TTGATCCTTAGAGCCCTTAGCCCCAACGAAAATAAGGAAGAGGAAATCTTCCAGTCTGACGAATGTCAACAGCTCCTTGAAATTTACGATCAGTACTATCCCAAAAAGGGATATGATTTTCCATGGGTGGCTTATTTGATTATCAGGAATAATCAAGTGCTAGGCACCGGGAGTTTTACCGGAAAACCAGTAGATGGACAGGTGGAAATTGCCTATTGGACTTTTAAGGCTTTTGAAGGTCAAGGCATTGCTTCCTTTGCTTGTAAAGAATTGATTTCCATCGCCCAAAAAGAAAATCCCAATATTGTTATTAGTGCTAAAACCGCCCCAGAGAACAATGCTTCCACCCATATTTTGGAGAAAAATGGCTTTCGGCTAATCAAAACAGTTCAAGATGAGGAGATTGGTGATGCTTGGTTGTGGATATTACAATAG
- a CDS encoding helix-turn-helix transcriptional regulator — translation MDSPEISRLSRLSAILIQIQTKRIVTATELAEKFQVSKRTIYRDFKALEDAGVPIFTEEGKGYSLMEGYKLAPVMFSEKEANALILAEQLVLKNKDASFIKDYSQAIDKVKAILRYAEKDKAQILSQRTQYNEIKNLERNSANLSDIQYALTNHLVLNINYQNKEEQTSQRQIEPFALLNSENWYLIAYCRLRKEFRFFRLDRIQKLELSNEKFEAHNMTLQEFFDKNQ, via the coding sequence ATGGATTCCCCAGAAATCAGCCGATTATCCCGCCTCAGCGCTATTCTCATTCAAATTCAAACCAAACGAATAGTAACCGCCACAGAATTAGCTGAAAAATTTCAGGTTAGCAAGCGCACCATTTATCGTGACTTCAAGGCGCTTGAGGATGCTGGCGTTCCCATTTTTACCGAAGAAGGCAAGGGCTATAGCCTGATGGAAGGCTATAAACTGGCTCCAGTGATGTTTAGCGAAAAAGAGGCTAATGCCTTGATCCTGGCCGAACAGCTAGTACTTAAAAACAAAGACGCCTCCTTTATAAAAGATTATTCCCAAGCCATTGATAAGGTTAAGGCCATCCTTAGATATGCAGAAAAGGACAAAGCTCAAATCTTAAGCCAACGCACCCAGTATAATGAAATCAAGAATTTGGAGCGCAACAGTGCCAACCTCTCCGATATTCAATATGCGCTTACCAATCACCTGGTCCTGAATATCAATTACCAAAACAAAGAAGAGCAAACTAGCCAAAGACAGATAGAACCCTTTGCCTTGCTCAATAGCGAAAACTGGTACCTGATTGCTTATTGTCGGCTTCGTAAAGAATTCCGTTTTTTCCGTTTAGACCGAATCCAAAAGCTCGAATTGAGCAATGAAAAGTTTGAAGCCCATAATATGACTTTGCAGGAGTTTTTCGATAAAAATCAATAA
- a CDS encoding shikimate kinase has translation MKISLLGYMGSGKSSLAKLLAAHLELPLLDLDHLIEEECGQSVSELIFNRGELFFRQKEREILLDILQKPDFVLALGGGTPCYYDNMDQVNRSSISIYLERSIQDLYDVLAKDRRERPLIAHLADQDLKEFIAKHLFERREFYEKAIFKISQKQKDEEERLHSILNYLK, from the coding sequence ATGAAAATTTCTTTGCTCGGATATATGGGATCAGGCAAATCAAGCCTGGCAAAGCTTCTGGCGGCGCATTTAGAATTACCACTACTCGATTTAGATCATTTAATTGAGGAGGAATGCGGGCAGTCGGTTTCGGAGCTCATCTTTAATCGGGGAGAGCTCTTTTTCCGTCAAAAGGAGCGGGAAATCCTACTTGATATTTTACAAAAGCCTGATTTTGTGTTGGCTTTGGGAGGAGGAACGCCTTGTTACTATGATAATATGGATCAAGTTAATCGTTCCAGCATTAGCATTTATTTAGAGCGATCCATCCAGGATTTGTACGATGTTTTGGCAAAAGACCGCAGGGAACGTCCCTTAATTGCGCATCTGGCCGACCAAGATCTCAAAGAATTTATCGCGAAGCATCTCTTTGAGCGACGCGAATTTTACGAAAAAGCCATTTTCAAGATTAGTCAAAAACAAAAAGACGAGGAAGAACGTCTACACAGTATTCTCAATTACCTTAAATGA
- a CDS encoding nitroreductase family protein, whose amino-acid sequence MKEELAILKRILAERRSIKPEDYSGELIDDHFVKLILEQANWAPTHGYTEPWRFVVYKGEALNRLGQFLATYDQADPEAEGFNQIRFDRKANRPAMASHVIGIAMKSGTNPKIPEIEEVAAVAMAVQNMWLMTHTLGLGSYWSTGEVAFSEALRDFMGFDEDHKAMGLFYLGKPAKENPKGRRISEIESKVRWED is encoded by the coding sequence ATGAAAGAAGAATTAGCTATTCTGAAACGCATTCTCGCTGAAAGGCGCAGCATAAAACCCGAAGACTATAGCGGGGAATTGATCGATGATCATTTTGTTAAACTCATTTTAGAACAAGCCAACTGGGCGCCTACCCACGGTTATACAGAACCTTGGCGTTTTGTGGTCTATAAAGGGGAAGCTTTGAATCGCTTGGGGCAATTTTTAGCCACCTACGATCAAGCGGATCCCGAAGCCGAAGGATTTAATCAAATTCGCTTCGATCGCAAGGCTAATCGACCTGCAATGGCTTCCCATGTGATTGGCATTGCTATGAAAAGCGGAACCAATCCAAAAATTCCGGAAATAGAAGAAGTAGCTGCCGTGGCCATGGCGGTGCAAAATATGTGGCTTATGACCCACACCTTGGGCTTAGGTTCTTATTGGAGCACCGGCGAAGTGGCCTTTAGCGAGGCTCTGCGCGATTTTATGGGTTTCGACGAAGATCATAAAGCTATGGGACTCTTTTACCTCGGGAAACCGGCCAAAGAGAATCCTAAAGGACGTCGAATCTCAGAAATTGAATCTAAGGTTCGCTGGGAAGATTAA
- a CDS encoding alpha/beta fold hydrolase: protein MSQVNQSSISPINFPKPQLIPINGIELEVFEAGTENAGNPIVLCHGFPEHAYSWRFQIPALVNAGFHVIVPNQRGYGNSSRPENVEAYDIIKLCEDMVSLLDYFQYDNAVFMGHDWGANVVWNLALLHPKRVSKVINLALPYQERGRKPWLEMMEEFFGEDFYFVHFNRKPGVADAILEANTAQFISNLFRKNLPPAPPAPGMLMIQLAEAEMAAGDPILNEEELEVFVSAFQKSGFSGAINWYRNLDRNWHLMADVEARIEHPTLMVYGDRDIIPKSESLPNFAPNLEVLSLDCGHWIPQEKPEELNEALIKWLAKS, encoded by the coding sequence ATGTCACAAGTCAATCAGTCTAGCATTTCCCCTATTAATTTCCCTAAGCCTCAGCTAATTCCTATAAATGGAATTGAATTAGAAGTTTTTGAAGCCGGTACCGAAAATGCCGGTAATCCCATCGTTCTCTGCCATGGCTTTCCCGAGCATGCTTATTCCTGGCGCTTCCAAATTCCAGCTTTGGTTAATGCGGGATTTCACGTGATAGTCCCCAACCAAAGAGGCTATGGTAATTCTTCCCGCCCAGAGAATGTTGAAGCTTATGATATCATTAAGCTTTGTGAGGATATGGTTTCCCTTCTTGATTATTTCCAATACGACAATGCTGTGTTCATGGGCCATGATTGGGGCGCTAATGTGGTGTGGAATTTGGCCTTGCTGCATCCAAAGCGGGTATCTAAAGTCATTAATCTAGCTCTACCCTATCAGGAGCGAGGCCGCAAGCCTTGGCTAGAAATGATGGAAGAATTCTTTGGAGAGGACTTCTATTTTGTGCACTTCAATCGCAAGCCTGGAGTGGCCGATGCTATTTTGGAGGCCAATACCGCCCAATTTATCTCCAACCTTTTCCGGAAGAATCTCCCGCCTGCTCCACCAGCGCCGGGTATGCTGATGATCCAATTGGCTGAAGCTGAAATGGCAGCGGGCGATCCAATACTCAATGAAGAAGAATTAGAGGTCTTTGTTTCTGCTTTCCAAAAATCCGGTTTTAGCGGCGCCATTAATTGGTATCGAAATCTAGATCGGAACTGGCATCTAATGGCCGATGTAGAAGCTCGAATTGAGCATCCTACTTTAATGGTCTACGGCGATAGAGATATTATTCCAAAGTCTGAAAGCTTGCCCAACTTTGCCCCGAATTTAGAGGTGCTTAGCTTGGATTGCGGTCATTGGATACCTCAAGAAAAACCAGAGGAATTGAATGAAGCCTTAATTAAATGGCTAGCTAAATCTTAA
- a CDS encoding TolC family protein, with the protein MLRNKLLILGLSLILVSSKLSAQSPDSIAFPVDSFMTIVLEQHPMAQKARLIEEQARAAKLKASGAFDPKLFSEVEQKRYGDYLYYSLQNSGLEIPAWFGFKAKAGYELNEGVYLNNENTVPASGLWYGDISWTLGQGLFLDERRASLKQARLLEESAEFEIQLALNELLKNALQAYWDWYAAYQEYNIYQQAYEMAQFRFEALKRSALIGDKPAIDTLESLIQVQDRQIKLQAAEAQIIQTRNHLNTFLWLDGRIPLELSTKSYPQFELGQIANPLPADWYEKHPALQAYALKIEGLEIDKRLNQEILKPDLTVHYKFLNAPTQNDFFSQYSTNNYAWGLKASFPLFIRKGRGEVLKSKLKIQETELDLDLKQIQIQNKVEALSAELSLLIQQLNNAQKMRANYARLLEAENIKFRNGESSLFLVNSRELKYIDSLVKQFQLEAKLKATQAKLEAEAAILYN; encoded by the coding sequence GTGCTAAGAAATAAGCTCCTTATTTTAGGCTTAAGCCTGATTTTAGTTTCAAGCAAGCTATCGGCGCAAAGCCCCGACTCCATTGCTTTTCCGGTGGATAGCTTCATGACGATTGTTTTAGAGCAACATCCCATGGCTCAAAAAGCCCGCTTAATTGAAGAGCAAGCCAGAGCGGCTAAACTCAAGGCTAGTGGTGCTTTTGATCCCAAGTTATTTAGCGAAGTAGAGCAAAAGCGCTATGGCGATTACCTCTACTACAGTTTGCAAAATTCGGGTTTGGAGATACCAGCCTGGTTTGGTTTTAAGGCTAAGGCCGGATACGAACTAAATGAAGGAGTATATCTCAATAATGAGAATACCGTTCCCGCCAGTGGACTTTGGTATGGTGATATTAGCTGGACCTTAGGACAGGGCCTCTTTTTAGATGAGCGCCGGGCCAGTTTAAAGCAAGCGCGACTATTGGAAGAATCGGCGGAGTTCGAAATCCAATTAGCGCTAAACGAATTATTGAAAAATGCCCTGCAGGCCTATTGGGACTGGTATGCTGCTTATCAGGAGTATAATATCTATCAGCAAGCTTATGAAATGGCTCAATTTCGTTTTGAAGCATTGAAAAGATCGGCTCTTATCGGCGATAAGCCAGCGATAGACACTCTTGAATCCCTAATACAAGTGCAGGATCGCCAAATCAAATTACAGGCGGCAGAAGCGCAAATTATCCAGACTCGCAATCATCTTAATACCTTCTTATGGTTGGATGGTCGTATTCCTTTAGAGTTAAGTACAAAGAGCTATCCCCAGTTTGAATTGGGCCAAATTGCCAATCCCCTGCCAGCAGATTGGTATGAAAAGCATCCAGCCTTGCAGGCCTATGCCCTTAAAATCGAAGGCTTGGAAATTGACAAGCGCTTGAATCAGGAAATCTTAAAACCGGATTTAACGGTACATTATAAGTTCTTGAACGCCCCTACTCAGAATGATTTCTTTAGCCAGTATTCTACAAACAACTATGCTTGGGGACTTAAGGCCAGCTTCCCCTTATTTATCCGCAAGGGTCGTGGTGAAGTACTAAAGTCGAAACTAAAAATCCAGGAAACCGAATTGGACTTGGATTTAAAGCAGATTCAGATTCAAAATAAAGTGGAAGCCTTAAGCGCTGAGCTCAGTCTCCTTATTCAACAATTGAATAATGCTCAAAAGATGCGAGCCAATTATGCACGCTTGCTCGAGGCAGAGAATATCAAGTTCCGCAATGGAGAAAGCTCCCTCTTTTTGGTGAATTCCCGAGAGCTTAAGTATATCGATAGCCTAGTGAAGCAATTTCAATTAGAAGCAAAGCTAAAAGCCACCCAGGCCAAATTAGAGGCCGAGGCGGCAATACTTTACAATTAA